One segment of Rattus norvegicus strain BN/NHsdMcwi chromosome 16, GRCr8, whole genome shotgun sequence DNA contains the following:
- the Tnnc1 gene encoding troponin C, slow skeletal and cardiac muscles: protein MDDIYKAAVEQLTEEQKNEFKAAFDIFVLGAEDGCISTKELGKVMRMLGQNPTPEELQEMIDEVDEDGSGTVDFDEFLVMMVRCMKDDSKGKSEEELSDLFRMFDKNADGYIDLDELKMMLQATGETITEDDIEELMKDGDKNNDGRIDYDEFLEFMKGVE from the exons ATGGATGACATCTACAAAGCAGCG gTAGAGCAGTTGACAGAAGAACAGAAGAATG AGTTCAAGGCTGCCTTCGATATCTTTGTCCTGGGCGCGGAGGATGGCTGCATCAGCACCAAGGAGCTGGGCAAGGTGATGAGGATGCTGGGACAGAACCCCACACCTGAGGAGCTGCAGGAGATGATCGACGAGGTAGACGAGGATG GCAGTGGCACAGTGGACTTCGACGAGTTCCTTGTCATGATGGTTCGGTGCATGAAGGATGACAGCAAAGGGAAGTCTGAGGAGGAGCTGTCGGATCTCTTCCGCATGTTTGACAA AAACGCTGATGGCTACATTGACTTGGATGAACTGAAGATGATGCTGCAGGCCACAGGTGAGACCATCACGGAAGATGACATCGAAGAGCTCATGAAGGACGGTGACAAGAACAACGATGGCCGAATCGACTATGACG AGTTCCTGGAGTTCATGAAGGGCGTGGAGTAG
- the Tnnc1 gene encoding troponin C, slow skeletal and cardiac muscles isoform X1 — protein sequence MLKVEQLTEEQKNEFKAAFDIFVLGAEDGCISTKELGKVMRMLGQNPTPEELQEMIDEVDEDGSGTVDFDEFLVMMVRCMKDDSKGKSEEELSDLFRMFDKNADGYIDLDELKMMLQATGETITEDDIEELMKDGDKNNDGRIDYDEFLEFMKGVE from the exons ATGTTGAAG gTAGAGCAGTTGACAGAAGAACAGAAGAATG AGTTCAAGGCTGCCTTCGATATCTTTGTCCTGGGCGCGGAGGATGGCTGCATCAGCACCAAGGAGCTGGGCAAGGTGATGAGGATGCTGGGACAGAACCCCACACCTGAGGAGCTGCAGGAGATGATCGACGAGGTAGACGAGGATG GCAGTGGCACAGTGGACTTCGACGAGTTCCTTGTCATGATGGTTCGGTGCATGAAGGATGACAGCAAAGGGAAGTCTGAGGAGGAGCTGTCGGATCTCTTCCGCATGTTTGACAA AAACGCTGATGGCTACATTGACTTGGATGAACTGAAGATGATGCTGCAGGCCACAGGTGAGACCATCACGGAAGATGACATCGAAGAGCTCATGAAGGACGGTGACAAGAACAACGATGGCCGAATCGACTATGACG AGTTCCTGGAGTTCATGAAGGGCGTGGAGTAG